The DNA region AGCTGCAGCGCGCACGCGGCGCACATGCCGCACTGGATACCCATCTGCAACACTTAGATCGCCATTGGGTGAGCCTTGCACAGGCGGACAGCCATAGCCTGCAATGGCAAGCGCGTAGCTTGGTCGAGGACATGGCCTTGGGCCTACAAGCCGCTTTACTGCAGCAGTCGGCGCCCAATGCCATTGCCGATGCTTTCTGTGAAGCGCGCCTGGGCGATGCCCGCCGCATGCAATATGGCGCGCTGCCTCAGGGGGCTGCTGTAGAGCTGCTGCTGCAGCGGCACGATCCCAGCCATTAGGCGCCAAGGTGGCTCCTGAACTCAGGGGCGACTTATGGTTTGCTTTGCGGTGGCTGCAATTGTTCCTGTAAGCGCTGCAGACGTTGTTGCATCTGGTCCATTTGCTCGCTCAACGCGGCAAGGTCGGCGTGAAGTTGTTGCTGGTCGGCGCGCCTGGCGGTGTTCAGGTGCGCCTCGGTGCGCGCCAGCTGCTGCTCTTCGATGCTTTGCATTGCATCCACCATGATGGCGATGAACAGGTTCAAGACAGTAAATGTGGAGACCAAAATGAAGGGGATGAAAAAGGCCCACGCCCAGGGATGCGTTTGCATCACGGGCCTGGCAATCCCCATTGACCAGCTCTCCAGGGTCATCACCTGAAACAAGCTATACATGGAAGCGCCCAGGCTACCAAACCATTGGGGGTGGCTATGCCCGAACAGGCTGGTGGCGATGATGGCAAATACATAGAACACCAGTAGCAGCAATCCGGCAATGGAAACGATGCCGGGAATCGCATGCAGCAGCGCTTCGACGATGTAGCGCAGTTTGGGCACCATTCGTACCAAGCGCAGTAAACGCAGCACGCGCAGTACAGCAATGGGGCCACTTGCGGGTACCCACGCTATGGCAACAACAATGAAATCGAAGACATTCCATGGGTCGGACCAAAACCGACGTCCTAGTGCGAGCAGCTTGACGCTGATCTCCGCGCTAAACAGAAGCAGAATGATCAAGTCGATGGGGCGCACCCAGACGCCAATGTCTGCCATTAACTGTGGCGCTGTGCCCAGGCCCAAGGTCAGGGCATTGAGCAAAATCAGGCCGACGATGCCTGTTTGAATACCCGGCGATTCCACCCAGGTGTGTAACCGTTTGCGCCAATCCATCCCATCCTCCACGCGTGGTCTGATTAATGACAAAGCCATCACCCCGGCGCCAAACCTTCGGCATGGCCGCCGGCGCGGCATTGTACGTGCTCAGACAGCGACATCGATGACCATGTTGCATTGCGACAGAAGCCGGAAGCGGGCACTCTTGGCGCGGGACCACACGGGAAATTCGACGTTGTCAGCACCACGCCGACGCTTTCGTTCCTATCTCACTCCTTTGCTCACGCGGGGGAGCGGGCCATTGATGCGCCAACGCGGCGGTTCCGGCCGCGTACTGGAGCTGTACTACCAGCCCGGCGACCCGCACTCCCATCTCTGTGCCCAGCTACTTAGCGAGCTGCAACGCCGGCTGCACATTCCGGTTCAAGTCTACGTCGTGCCGGAGCCGGCTTCTGACTGCTATCCGGAAGCCGAAAAGCAGCGCCTCTTCGCGCGCCAGGATGCGGCCCAGATTGCCCCCGCCTACGGGCTGCACATGCCAGGCCTAGAGCCGCCCTGCCCGGATGATTGTTTACGCGCCGCGCGCACCTTATTAGGTGCTCGGAATGTGGATGACTTTGTGCGTCGGGAGGCAATTTGTGCCGGCGCCTTGTTCCGCGCCGAGGACATAACCGCTGCGGCCCGACCGTTTGCGGCTTTGGATCTGGCCGCGACGGAGCGACAACTGGCCGCCAATGCCAAGCGTCGAGAGCGACTTGGTCATTATTTGCCCGCCATGTGGCAATTCAACGGTGAATGGTTTTGGGCGCTGGATCGTTTGGGGTTTTTAGAGCAGCGATTGCGTGCGCAGGGTGTGCTCAGCGGCTCGGAGTCCTTAGTGACTCGCCATCCGGCATTGGCGACGTGGCCTGAGGATTCCGTCAATCACTCCTGTGATTTCTGGTTTAGTTTTCGTAGCCCTTATTCCTACTTGGCGGCGATGGATTGGGCCGCCAAACCGCAGTATCACAAGTATCTCAATGTACGGCCGGTGTTGCCGATGGTAATGCGGGGTTTACCAGTGCCGCAGGCGAAACGTCTCTACATTGTGCGTGATGCCCAGCGCTTGGCAGATGCCTCTGGAGTGCCCTTTGGCCGTATCGTGGACCCCGTGGGCAGTGGAGTGCGGCGCTGCCTGGCGGTGTTCCCACTCGCCGAGGGCGTGGGTCAACAGCTGGCCTTTTTGTGTGCGGCTGGCCGGGCTTGCTGGGGTGAGGGCATAGATCTGGCCACAGATGCGGGGCTGCGCTATGCGGTCGAACAAGCCGGGATGTCGTGGTCACGGGCCCGTGCCATGTTGACTCCGCCGCTAGACATCGACTACGCAGAGAAAAATCAACAGGACTTATTCGCTGCTGGGTTATGGGGCGTACCCAGCTACAAAATGGGTGAGTGGGTAAGCTGGGGGCAGGACCGCCATTGGTTACTGCAATCCTATTGGGACCGCGCGGCCACAGAGATGACCGATTCATTTGCTCATGCGGGGTAGACTCTGCGCTCGGTTCATTTTTCAAGAGTGCGCTCATGAGCGAGTGGGATCTCAGCGGAGAAGAGGCAAGAGTCATTGCCGTATTGGTGGAGAAATCGCAGACCACGCCGCAGTATTACCCCATGACGGTGAATGCGATCACCCAGGGGTGTAACCAGAAGTCTGCCCGGCATCCAGTGATGCAACTCACGCAGGGAGAGACAGGGCGGGCACTCAATGCCTTGTTGGAGCGCAACTGGGTCGATCGTGAAGAAGACGGCGGGCGCGTGCCGCGCTGGCGGCAACAGATGCGTAGTCAGCTGCTGCTGAAAAAGCCCACCCAAGCCGTGCTCACGGCGCTGGTGCTGCGTGGGCCACAAACCCAAAGTGAGCTGCAACGACATGCCCAGCCCCTCGGCGGCCCCACCGACAGCGCTTCCATGAGTGAGGCTCTAGACGATTTGGCGGATCGTGCTCAACCCCTGGTGATGC from Oceanococcus sp. HetDA_MAG_MS8 includes:
- a CDS encoding ion transporter; translated protein: MDWRKRLHTWVESPGIQTGIVGLILLNALTLGLGTAPQLMADIGVWVRPIDLIILLLFSAEISVKLLALGRRFWSDPWNVFDFIVVAIAWVPASGPIAVLRVLRLLRLVRMVPKLRYIVEALLHAIPGIVSIAGLLLLVFYVFAIIATSLFGHSHPQWFGSLGASMYSLFQVMTLESWSMGIARPVMQTHPWAWAFFIPFILVSTFTVLNLFIAIMVDAMQSIEEQQLARTEAHLNTARRADQQQLHADLAALSEQMDQMQQRLQRLQEQLQPPQSKP
- a CDS encoding DsbA family protein, translated to MRQRGGSGRVLELYYQPGDPHSHLCAQLLSELQRRLHIPVQVYVVPEPASDCYPEAEKQRLFARQDAAQIAPAYGLHMPGLEPPCPDDCLRAARTLLGARNVDDFVRREAICAGALFRAEDITAAARPFAALDLAATERQLAANAKRRERLGHYLPAMWQFNGEWFWALDRLGFLEQRLRAQGVLSGSESLVTRHPALATWPEDSVNHSCDFWFSFRSPYSYLAAMDWAAKPQYHKYLNVRPVLPMVMRGLPVPQAKRLYIVRDAQRLADASGVPFGRIVDPVGSGVRRCLAVFPLAEGVGQQLAFLCAAGRACWGEGIDLATDAGLRYAVEQAGMSWSRARAMLTPPLDIDYAEKNQQDLFAAGLWGVPSYKMGEWVSWGQDRHWLLQSYWDRAATEMTDSFAHAG
- a CDS encoding DUF480 domain-containing protein, whose translation is MSEWDLSGEEARVIAVLVEKSQTTPQYYPMTVNAITQGCNQKSARHPVMQLTQGETGRALNALLERNWVDREEDGGRVPRWRQQMRSQLLLKKPTQAVLTALVLRGPQTQSELQRHAQPLGGPTDSASMSEALDDLADRAQPLVMRLERAAGQKEPRWVHLLCGAEHAQEQAQSAVRVARMPHNEDDTLKARVAALEERVAALEAQLHSVTTTTQPSHSEG